From Streptomyces sp. TLI_053, a single genomic window includes:
- a CDS encoding YbaB/EbfC family nucleoid-associated protein has product MSNPFADQIAQTMEAMRTQLAKAEEAQAELEKLTASVTSKDRLVTVKVGPQGQVLALTFHTTGYRDKAPAELGALLTDVLNEARAKVGEQVAARIGEFEGVADSLRLSMTGGSDLDDLLEPLWSMRPGYADEAEKKKTRKQEEFGG; this is encoded by the coding sequence ATGAGCAACCCCTTCGCGGACCAGATCGCCCAGACCATGGAGGCGATGCGGACCCAGCTCGCCAAGGCCGAGGAGGCGCAGGCCGAGCTGGAGAAGCTCACCGCCTCCGTCACCTCCAAGGACCGCCTGGTGACGGTGAAGGTCGGCCCGCAGGGCCAGGTCCTCGCGCTGACCTTCCACACCACCGGCTACCGGGACAAGGCGCCGGCCGAACTCGGCGCCCTGCTGACCGACGTCCTCAACGAGGCCCGCGCCAAGGTGGGGGAGCAGGTCGCGGCCCGGATCGGGGAGTTCGAGGGGGTGGCCGACAGCCTGCGCCTGTCGATGACCGGCGGCAGCGACCTGGACGACCTGCTGGAGCCGCTGTGGTCGATGCGCCCCGGCTACGCGGACGAGGCCGAGAAGAAGAAGACCCGCAAGCAGGAGGAGTTCGGTGGCTGA